A window of the Scandinavium goeteborgense genome harbors these coding sequences:
- the lpcA gene encoding D-sedoheptulose 7-phosphate isomerase, translated as MYQDLIRNELNEAAETLANFLADEANIHAIQRAAVLLADSFKAGGKVLSCGNGGSHCDAMHFAEELTGRYRENRPGYPAIAISDVSHLSCVSNDFGYEYVFSRYVESVGRAGDVLFGISTSGNSGNVIKAIEAARAQGMKVITLTGKDGGRMDGSADVEIRVPHFGYADRIQEIHIKVIHILIMLIEKEMVKA; from the coding sequence ATGTACCAGGATCTTATTCGTAACGAACTGAATGAAGCAGCGGAAACTCTGGCCAATTTCCTGGCCGATGAAGCGAACATCCATGCGATCCAGCGCGCGGCAGTACTGCTCGCAGACAGCTTCAAAGCGGGCGGGAAAGTACTCTCTTGCGGTAACGGCGGCTCCCATTGTGACGCGATGCACTTCGCGGAAGAGCTGACCGGTCGCTACCGTGAAAACCGTCCGGGCTACCCGGCGATTGCCATTTCAGACGTCAGCCATCTCTCCTGCGTCAGCAATGATTTCGGCTACGAATATGTGTTCTCTCGTTATGTTGAATCCGTAGGCCGTGCCGGTGATGTACTGTTCGGGATTTCCACCTCCGGCAACTCTGGCAACGTGATCAAAGCGATTGAAGCTGCGCGCGCGCAGGGCATGAAAGTCATCACCCTGACCGGCAAAGACGGCGGCAGAATGGACGGTTCTGCTGACGTTGAAATTCGCGTGCCGCACTTTGGCTACGCAGACCGCATTCAGGAAATCCATATTAAGGTTATCCATATCCTGATTATGCTGATCGAAAAAGAGATGGTAAAAGCATAA
- a CDS encoding class II glutamine amidotransferase, producing the protein MCELLGMSANVPTDICFSFTGLVQRGGGTGPHKDGWGITFYEGKGCRTFKDPQPSFQSPIAKLVQDYPIKSCSVIAHIRQANRGEVALENTHPFTRELWGRNWTYAHNGQLTGYKTLETGQFRPVGETDSEKAFCWLLHNLTSRYPRTPGNMNGVFKYIASLASELREKGVFNMLLSDGRYVMAYCSTNLYWITRRAPFGVATLLDQDVEIDFQRETTPNDVVTVIATQPLTGNETWHKIMPGEWALFCLGDRVV; encoded by the coding sequence ATGTGCGAACTGCTCGGGATGAGCGCCAATGTGCCAACCGATATCTGCTTTAGTTTTACCGGGCTGGTTCAGCGCGGGGGCGGTACCGGGCCGCATAAAGATGGCTGGGGAATTACCTTCTACGAAGGTAAAGGCTGTCGCACATTTAAAGATCCGCAACCGAGCTTTCAGTCGCCTATCGCCAAACTGGTGCAGGATTACCCGATCAAATCCTGTTCAGTGATTGCCCATATTCGCCAGGCTAACCGCGGTGAAGTGGCGCTCGAAAATACCCATCCGTTTACCCGCGAACTGTGGGGCCGCAACTGGACTTACGCCCATAACGGCCAGCTCACGGGCTATAAAACCCTTGAAACCGGACAGTTCCGCCCGGTCGGCGAAACCGACAGCGAAAAAGCCTTCTGCTGGCTGCTGCACAACCTGACCAGCCGCTACCCGCGCACGCCCGGCAATATGAACGGGGTGTTTAAATACATCGCGTCGTTGGCGTCTGAGCTGCGGGAGAAAGGGGTGTTTAACATGCTGCTGTCGGACGGACGCTATGTGATGGCGTACTGCTCGACCAATCTGTACTGGATTACGCGCCGTGCGCCGTTTGGCGTGGCCACGTTACTGGATCAGGATGTGGAAATTGATTTTCAACGAGAGACCACACCTAACGATGTGGTCACCGTGATTGCCACTCAGCCGCTGACGGGCAATGAAACCTGGCACAAGATTATGCCAGGCGAGTGGGCGTTATTTTGTCTCGGAGACCGTGTAGTTTGA